The following are from one region of the Carassius gibelio isolate Cgi1373 ecotype wild population from Czech Republic chromosome A13, carGib1.2-hapl.c, whole genome shotgun sequence genome:
- the LOC128026691 gene encoding uncharacterized protein LOC128026691, with the protein MWPCIFQVPTFSFEVELVLAEGNAAYETTGKTLKLNRGQKHNILETLAEQMHGYKAYPNVKEISMVAEALVNKHPCLKEPGSCAGWYGWKNSLTFKMGNYRTKLSCAGSQEVAVNSGKRSKNYPQKDAPHTNIKRPKRAEINFLPNFPRGEDASSLEQQRQRIIDEVQMADKNLVLITKLMDSTFALRRKEIVCNEIPVDEILKRWPALKLESQICAEFHRVTNVNLKNRFFVQLDQHTPRLQSLFRKKASRTGKASELLDELFRIYDLQDQVDVHVRRAVVLRALPLYMHESDVSFFKMWDVEQTEELNTNDVPLGLLLSNQTSSDAHFVCPERIAVLIEGNIVIESSTLADAFVILFALTYTLHLNYPKQLLNTFDFVQKVLMGLEDGKLRPRVLSLKNDLLAVV; encoded by the exons ATGTGGCCTTGCATTTTTCAAGTGCCCACTTTTTCTTTTGAAGTAGAACTTGTACTTGCTGAGGGAAATGCTGCATACGAGACAACAGGAAAGACTTTGAAGTTAAATAGAGGACAAAAGCACAACATTCTTGAGACCCTAGCAGAACAAATGCATGGCTATAAAGCATACCCTAATGTTAAGGAAATTTCTATGGTAGCAGAAGCCCTTGTCAACAAGCATCCCTGTCTAAAAGAGCCAGGCTCTTGTGCAGGTTGGTATGGATGGAAGAACAGCCTAACATTTAAGATGGGCAACTACCGCACAAAATTAAGTTGTGCTGGATctcaggaagttgctgtaaattCTGGAAAGAGGAGTAAAAACTACCCCCAAAAAGATGCCCCTCACACGAACATCAAAAGACCAAAAAGGGCAGAGATTAATTTCCTTCCAAATTTCCCAAGAGGTGAAGATGCTTCAAGCCTCGAACAACAAAGACAAAGAATTATAGATGAAGTTCAGATGGCTGACAAAAATCTTGTCCTGATCACAAAGTTAATGGACAGCACTTTTGCTTTGCGGCGCAAAGAGATCGTCTGTAATGAGATACCAGTTGATGAAATCCTGAAACGATGGCCTGCCCTTAAATTAGAGTCGCAG ATCTGTGCTGAGTTTCACAGAGTGACGAATGTCAACCTAAAGAATCGTTTCTTTGTTCAACTGGACCAACATACCCCCCGGCTTCAGAGCCTGTTTCGGAAAAAAGCTTCTCGGACAGGAAAAGCTTCTGAACTCCTGGATGAGCTCTTCAGGATTTATGACCTCCAG GATCAAGTTGATGTCCATGTTAGACGTGCTGTGGTACTCCGGGCTCTCCCTCTGTATATGCATGAGAGTGATGTTAGCTTTTTCAAGATGTGGGAC GTGGAGCAGACTGAAGAACTGAACACCAATGATGTACCACTTGGGCTCCTCCTAAGCAATCAGAcatcatcagatgcccattttgtCTGCCCAGAGAGGATTGCAGTTCTGATTGAGGGTAACATTGTTATTGAGTCCTCCACACTGGCTGATGCATTCGTCATTCTATTTGCACTTACATACACCCTGCACCTTAACTATCCAAAACAATTGCTCAACACATTTGACTTCGTCCAAAAGGTCTTGATGGGTCTTGAGGATGGAAAGTTGAGGCCTAGAGTTTTGAGTCTGAAAAATGACCTGTTAGCAGTAGTGTaa
- the LOC128026697 gene encoding uncharacterized protein LOC128026697, translated as MLFILGDFNKANLSCELPKYRQHVTCPTRDSNILDHCYTTIKDAFHSIPRSALGRSDHCLVHLIPSYKQKLKSAKPVVRTVKRWTSETEQDLQSCFDLTDWSVFEAATTDLDELTETVTSYISFCEDVCIPTRTYLTFNSDKPWFTVKLRHLRQAKEDAYRNGDRVLYNQARNTLNKEIRAAKKTYAKKLEDQFTSNDSTSVWRGLRAITNYKTPSPCTEANQRLANDLNEFYCRFETPNTHSDHLPTQPLTPPAIPRSTPTALQICEDDVRQVFKRTKEKKNQAQMVLHQPVLKSVLTSWPPSFHRSSTDFWSCVK; from the coding sequence ATGCTtttcattcttggggactttaacaaagccaatctctcatgtgaactgccaaaatacagacagcatgttacatgtcccaccagagacagtaatatattggatcactgctacaccacaataaaggatgcatttcactctatTCCACGatcagctttgggacgttctgatcactgtctggttcatcttataccgtcctacaagcagaaacttaaatctgctaaacctgtagtaaggactgtgaagagatggaccagcgaaacggagcaggatttacaatcttgttttgacctcactgattggagtgtttttgaagctgctaccaccgatctggacgaactcacagagaccgtaacatcctatattagtttctgtgaggatgtatgcattcctaccaggacttatttaacattcaacagtgataagccatggtttacagtaaaactcagacatcttcgtcaggccaaagaggacgcctacagaaatggggacagggtcttgtacaatcaggccaggaacacactgaacaaagagatcagagcggctaaaaagacctacgctaaaaagttggaagaccagtttacttccaacgactcaacttcagtgtggagaggtctaagagccatcacgaactacaagacaccatccccttgcactgaggctaatcaacgacttgctaacgacctgaatgagttttattgtagatttgaaacccccaacacccattctgaccatctccctacacaaccattaacacctcctgcaatcccccgttccacacctactgctcttcaaatctgtgaagatgatgtgcgccaggtcttcaagagaacaaaagaaaaaaaaaaccaggcccagatggtgttacaccagcctgtcttaaaatctgtgctgaccagctggcccccatcttttcacagatcttcaacagatttctggagttgtgtgaagtaa